From Rana temporaria chromosome 7, aRanTem1.1, whole genome shotgun sequence, the proteins below share one genomic window:
- the LOC120945697 gene encoding olfactory receptor 2A12-like, producing MNGLFVFFLLIYLMTLITNLLICFLVLTDYNLHNPMYFFLANLAFLDMSYSSVTAPRMFFDLVTKSRSISIPACISQVFFYLSFVWSELFLLSAMSYDRYIAICHPLHYKLIMSWRVCTRLASLSWVAGCTLGLVHTLFLLRLSFCRTSSIHNFFCDLPNLYQITCTDTFINMMVIFLEGASIGVAVFLLTFIPYVYIFSTILRIRSKTGKRKAFSTCSSHITVVFIFYGCLIFIYLVPTSRKNHNLNKLFTVITALINPLLNPLIYSLRNKDLMKALTRSYYHLRLIQASR from the coding sequence ATGAATGGACTTTTTGTGTTCTTCCTTCTCATCTATCTGATGACTCTTATCACAAACCTTCTTATTTGTTTCTTGGTCCTCACTGACTACAATCTGCACAacccaatgtatttttttcttgccaaCTTGGCATTTCTGGACATGTCCTATTCATCAGTGACGGCACCAAGGATGTTCTTTGATTTGGTCACAAAAAGCCGATCAATATCCATTCCTGCCTGTATATCCCAAGTCTTTTTCTACCTCTCCTTTGTTTGGTCAGAACTTTTCTTGCTCTCGGCTATGTCCTACGATCGATACATTGCCATCTGCCACCCTCTACATTACAAACTAATCATGTCTTGGAGGGTCTGTACTCGTCTGGCCTCTCTGTCCTGGGTTGCAGGATGTACCCTCGGTTTGGTTCATACTTTATTTTTGCTCAGGTTGTCCTTCTGCAGAACATCTTCCATCCACAACTTCTTCTGTGACCTTCCAAACTTGTATCAAATTACTTGTACTGACACCTTCATAAACATGATGGTCATATTCCTAGAAGGTGCTAGTATTGGAGTAGCAGTCTTTCTTTTGACCTTTATTCCCTATGTCTATATTTTCAGCACCATCCTTAGAATCCGTAGCAAGACTGGAAAGAGGAAAGCCTTCTCCACCTGCTCATCACATATTACCGTGGTCTTCATCTTTTATGGctgtttaatatttatttacttGGTTCCAACGTCCAgaaaaaatcacaatttaaacAAACTGTTTACAGTCATAACTGCCCTCATTAACCCGTTGCTGAATCCTCTGATCTACAGCCTGAGGAACAAGGACCTTATGAAGGCACTTACAAGGTCTTATTATCACTTAAGATTAATCCAGGCATCACGCTAA